ACTTTGAACCGTTTGTGGCCATTTCTGAGCTGACCATGTAAACCTTTAGTCagaatgaaaaccaaaaagatGTGTTATTATTTCACAAACATGCAGCATTAAAGGAAGGCACACAAAGCACCAGAGGCTGTCATTAAATGAATTTAACAACTACAATTATTAGTTTTTCACCAAAATGTGTCCAAACATTTCCAGGCATATTGATGGCTTCATGCAAGAACAACTTATCAGAACAGTGGCTGATTTGTACTTTCATAAGTTTAGAGTTTTTCAGGGAAAACACCTTTAttccatttgaaatgaatataaatacatatgaaGTTAAACCACAAtataaaatctaataaaaagaGACTAAATAAAACCCAACATATTTAGTTTGAGACGTGCATCTTGTTTAATAACGTgttctttgatttaaaaaggtcccctattgcGCAACGTCTTGAATCCATAAACACGTGTCCCCTCCGTGATAATAGTTTGAGACcgcctctctttttgtcctgatccatctttaTAAAAACCCTCTGAAAgtgagctgatcagatttcaACACTTAGTGactcattgtgttttttaacaacCAATCATCTtgcagaggggcgtggccagcagcagctcattagcatttaaagctaaagacacagaatcagcacacttggaacagggctgaaacagaggggtttatgggatgccACGATGCATGATCAGTTTGATATTTCAGAGacttgttttgtatatatctgagacctataatatattgttgaaaacgAGTATAATAGACATTTTCATCAATCAATAAGTTAATAAGTTGTGTCTGCTTAGTCACACTTAGAGCTCTTTTATGGGCAAACCGgatcaacaaagaaaaaggttaagGAATTAAATATCTTTTATAAATCTCAACAGCAATGTCTCTCTCAAGAAAACATGACGTAGTAACTCGAGACAAGTTTTCACATAAAAATCTAGATTAATAAATAGAGGTAAGAAGAAACATGTGTATATCTATTTTTGGATGAAGTGTCCCTTTAAGAGTTCTTGCATGAGGCCTAATTAAAACTTTATGGgcttaaaaaaaatcaaaaaacaaatatgagcctCTCAAAATCAATCAGACACAAAAAACCCCCAATAAAAGCGTCTCTGAGACACGAAACATGGAGTGTCCAGGttcagtttcctgttttgtgCTCTGTATTGTGGTATATCATCCTCTTAAATATTATAAGCAGTCACATtgagtttacatttttagtaaCCAAGAAGAAATGCTGTCTTTGAATGGAGCTGTAAACAGAGCAATCACATGACCATctgaccttcaaaataaaagcatcaaactGTAAAGCCTTACATAAACGCAGCCACTTAGAATTACAAGCTGCTTTACTTTGAGTGCGTTTCTTATTCCAAACGTCAGATGTATATTCTACTTGAAGTTgtgcattttactttaaaatatatgtattaccACAATATGAATCCCATTGGCTCCGTAGCTTTGTGCAAAACAGCTTGTTAATTACCGTCACGATATTGCCATTTCTATGACCTGATTTCTGTCGGAGAAATGGAGATTGTTTACTAAGTGAAGCGTCGAGAAGAATCGGGACATTAGAAAACCGAGCAAAGCTGAGTATAAAATGAGTATTACTTGTATATGTGCTAATGCTGTACTTGTATATTGCTGGTTGTGAAGCATCCCCACAGTCCATTAAATGGATATTTGAAGCGAAACATTTGAATTCCCATCATCTAAATGTTATGAAGTCTGGAGGAGGGATTTGTACTGTAGTCTCCAGTCAGTTTAAATTTAATCCTGCTCAATTGCTTTATAATTGTCCCTCATTTAAGTGGAAGTGCCTTCATCTTGTCCCTTATTAATCGCCTGTCTCGCAACATGATAGTAAAACAATTGAATGTTCACATCTGTTTCTATCCCTTATCCACTCATCCACTCCAGGTCTCACACTGAAACATATTCATCCCTAAGAAGCAGCACAATTGGCCTTGTGAATATGAGCCTACTGATGGTTTGCTGTGAGCGGAGAGCAAAGTGTTTGAGTGATGATTGAATGCCTCTCTCACTGTTGAAACTGTCATGTGAACACATCCAAGATGCTCTTTATCATTTGAAAGAAAGTGCATTAAATGATTACAATCCTCGAGTCCTCTTGATAACAAAGCAAGATATTTAGTAAACGGTCCTGGCTATAGTGTATGTCTTCAAAAGTGCTAGAGAGAGACAATGCTCCAGGTAGAAGCTGGGTTTCTCTCAGGGTTTCACATTAGATCTGCAGGTGGTGTTAACCACAGGAATTATTCTAATACACCAACAAAGTCAGGGAAGAAGAAGACTAGTGATCCTTCCTCTGCTCATTATAGGCTATACTTCATATATCTGTTTGTTTCTATAGGATGTTTAAGTGCCAACTTGCATTGTGActacatttttactttgtttaaagTAATACAATATACGAGCGGCTCGCACTTTGGAATAGAACCACGGAAACGTCCTGAAGAATCAGCGCGTCCATGATGAATGAACTGGTTTAAGGCTTTCAAAGTATGATTGAATGACTGATGGTGCATAGGCGGAGCATAACGGCAGCTTTTAGGAAGAAGGTATCAGagattttgaaaacaaaacgCTCTGATATATAATATAACGAGCCCAGAGCTTCTTCGTAACTgtttcctctgaaatgtatttttgacctAAATATTTTATCACCTTATAATCTGATAACTTTTTAAATCTCTCTATTGTGATATTATACACcaccttattattattattattacatccCTGTCGATTAAAATCACAACTTTTTAGTCACATTGCagatctctttctttctttcagagtcttaatatttaaacattcaaaatattttcagaGCCAAGTTTGATACAAGGATTCATTCACAACACTATGGCGTGACTGTCATagtaattacttttaaaatgtatatttaaaattatattttcacttGAGTTAATTCCCAAAATATTccaacttttttaaattaattaatttacttCTTCTTTATTCTCTAAATctcagatgtttttttccacagtggGTTCAGCACTCTTGTTATAGCATCGTGATTGTactatgcagtgtgtgtgtgtgtgtgtgtgtgtgtgtgtgtgtgtgtgtgtgtgtgtgtgtgtgtgtctagccCTCCCCCTCGCCCTCCTGCAGGTTGTGTTTGACCAGAAACTCTCTGATGGTTGGCTGGTTGTCGAGCAAcgccctctgctcctcctcctgcagtaGCTCCTCCCAGTGCCGCTTGTCTCTGCCTGTCTGCCACGACATCCGAACCCCAGCCTGTAGCAACGGCAACAGGAGAGGGTGTGGCCTGTCAGGCTTTTCAGTCAGCGGGTGGGGCTTATCTTGGAGTGGGAGGGACCTGCCCTCAGTCTCAGCGGGCGTCAGGACGCGGAGGGCGGAGTCACAGTGATCCCGcgcctcctccagctgctccactTCCTGGAAGCAGCTCGCCAGCCCGACCAGGGTGAAGAACCAATGGGAGGAGGCCAGGGGCGGGGCCTGAGACTGGTTTTCATAGTAAATCTCCCAGCCCAGTTTGTGTTGCAGTCTCTTGGCGTTGAGCAGCGGACCCAAGGCCTCCTGGTAACGTCCCACCCTCAACGAGACAACACAgacttaaagggatagtccggcaAAAATTGATctcagggtctttttctgcatgaaaactgatcaagtaagccctccagagagttgttttcgttcatcaaccaggTGCATTCGCTAATCGACTTGTGCAGACTTTCCtaggagaggagctggaatggggggcagttggtgagtcttgtaaaacagtcctttttaataaactttgggTTTGCAAAGTACGTTGctggtgctccgttttatgtgtagggaccctagtcatgctactgcagaggtttggtgctatttcgagcaatgttagtggttaaaaaatgccgttttggaagcgttctgtgcactgccccgatcgaatgcactgtaagccattttggctattagcgttgctcccggtttttccgggcaagctcaatactggttgatgaacgaaaaCAACTCTCTGGaggcttacttgatcagttttcatgcagaaaaagaccctggggtcaattttcacCAGACTATCCCTTTAACCCTGGACACTCAGTGAGTTTCACAATACCTTAGAAAGTAATAGAAGAGGCTGCGATTGATGGCTCTCATTTCAATTTAAGTAGTTCAAACTAACCAGCTCTGTAGTTTCAGTTCCCCTCCCTCACTGGCTCAGGATGCGTTCAGGCTCTACGGCCAATCGTCTTTTAATTAGGGTGGGTATCCGTAGGACTTTATTGATTTTTAGTACGACTTATTTGTCCCGCTTATTATTGATTCCTGTTTTTATACcatgaagtaaataaaaacatttaagagaACAATATTAATGGATTCACTGCTCAGCCTTACAGTCTACAAGAATTTCACATATATTTAACGTGGACACATCATTTAGTACTTTTGCACATACATGTGAGTATCTGGAGTGCTCGCCAACCCATAATTTAATGCCTTCACAAAAGTGAGTCAAATGTTTTAGGCGGGCTTAAGGAgacatgcttttaaaaacagaGCGTGAATACCGGTATAAGAGAGTGtgtcttttaaaacatgtttgagtaaatatatattacacacacCAGCCTGTCAGGTAGCAGGTTTAAACACTGTCTCAACAGAGCTGTGACTCATCATCATTCAGTGTTTGAAATGGAAACGGATTCCCTCATTGATTATTATATTCTCAAACTTCACGTTGGTGTGTGAGCTACCTGATGAGCAGCTGAGCGGCCTGCAGGTCGGTCAGGTAGAAGAACTGTCTCACACACAGCGCCCCCCGCAGGACAGACATGGaacacaggtgagacaggtaCTGCTCGAACGCTCGACTCCGCTTAGCGATTGTCTCCGCCGTGAAGTTCCTGCGTAGCTTCTTTCCTGCACAgatcaaaacaggaagtggttgttTAGGTGTTTCAGGAGGGATTTTAACTCCAACTGCAGCTGCAAACAGGAAACATGTAACGTTTTTATTTATGcttacttttttatttacaacaaagAGGTGTGACAATTGTTAAGGAACAACTTCTCAAGTCGTCCAAAGTCCAATTATTTCCTTTCAGAGGTCAAACAATTCAGAATAATATGGTTCCCACAGaacacaaactgaaactgaagTAATTGCTTCTAAAACCATCACAAGAAGACCTCCATGGCTTCACGCTTTGGACAGATGACATCACTTCTACTTACGAGGGAAACAGACGCGCTCCATCTGGTCTCCGTGGTTACGGCGCAGCAAGGCGTGGAGCCGCTGGAAGTCGGAGTATCGGCGAGTGATAATGGCGGGAGTCTTATCGCTGCCGCCGGACTGGATCACGTGGATGGTGTACAGCTGCAGGGAGACAGACCTGATGAATCTGCTCTGTATTTTATTGCATCCTTTTTGAGACGTCCTGCATATTCAGGTAGCCGCTCGCCTTGGAATGTCTTTTGATAAAAGTATGAAAAGGGTGTGTGCGCGTAAAGAGTTTATTCAAAGGACAGGCTTTTGCTGCTGTTTTGAATCTCTGACttttaattgacatttttaaatgtaaactatttctGTAAGACCAAACTAGTCTGATACTCCAGAACGAATTCAGTGTGAGTTTGGAGTATATACCACTTTCTGACTTCCCTAACTGGATGTTGTTGTGGCACACTGTGTGGTTATTTGCATATTCAAGTCTGGACATTAGAAATCTCTGCTTCATTTCCCTAAATGACCTCATAATGGCAGCCGTAGAAGAAAGCTTTCTGTTTGATTCTGAAGGAAGACATCTCTCAATAAcgtaaaaaaaacctgaactaTTCTCAGTTATTAAAGTCCTCTAGAAGGATCATCACTTGGGGGGTTGCTATCAACGGGACAGCAACATTATAAAATTCTATACTTGATGTAACAATAAAGTGTTATGGTGTCGGACCGCACCCTGACAGTTTGAACCCACCACGTATTTAGCGGAGCCCTCCTGCACCACGCTGGCGTCGGTCACCTCAAACAGCAGGTTGTCCGTCAGCTGCCTCCCAGCCGAGGAGGGGCTTCCTCCCCCAAGCCCTCGCAGAGACCTCCAGCTCTCCTGAAGCTGCCGAGTCAGCAGGAGGGAGGCGGAGGGGCCGGCCGGAGACACGGCCATAGGACTGGCATCTGCACGAGACGGGTGAGAAAAAACCGGTCAGATGAGCACGTGGCATCAGAGTCTATATCAGTGAAACTGGCAAAAAGTCTGAACTATGTCTTAAATAAAGAAttgcaaaaagagagagagaaaaggtttGTGTTAAATGCGCAGAACCCCCCCTCACCTGTGCTGCTGAGCCCCTCCTCCATCGACTCTCCCAGGAAGTCGGAGTCACTGTCCAGCCCCGACCCCTCGCCCTCGgctccatcctcccctcctcctcctcctcctactccccCGCTGTCGAAGCACAGCGTCCCCCCGAGCCGATCCGTCacacactcctcttcctcctccagctccgcCTCCCAGCTGCCCTCTTTaaactcctcctcttcctcttccttctgtcCAAATGCTGCTTCCTGCTCCGGACCTGCCGCCTGACCTTCTTTAAACAGCGAGCGCTTCAGACGGTCCAGCAGCCGCGACGCCATGAGGCCGCCTGGCCACCGCGGGGGGGCGGGGGC
The Eleginops maclovinus isolate JMC-PN-2008 ecotype Puerto Natales chromosome 1, JC_Emac_rtc_rv5, whole genome shotgun sequence genome window above contains:
- the snx21 gene encoding sorting nexin-21, producing MASRLLDRLKRSLFKEGQAAGPEQEAAFGQKEEEEEEFKEGSWEAELEEEEECVTDRLGGTLCFDSGGVGGGGGGEDGAEGEGSGLDSDSDFLGESMEEGLSSTDASPMAVSPAGPSASLLLTRQLQESWRSLRGLGGGSPSSAGRQLTDNLLFEVTDASVVQEGSAKYVLYTIHVIQSGGSDKTPAIITRRYSDFQRLHALLRRNHGDQMERVCFPRKKLRRNFTAETIAKRSRAFEQYLSHLCSMSVLRGALCVRQFFYLTDLQAAQLLIRVGRYQEALGPLLNAKRLQHKLGWEIYYENQSQAPPLASSHWFFTLVGLASCFQEVEQLEEARDHCDSALRVLTPAETEGRSLPLQDKPHPLTEKPDRPHPLLLPLLQAGVRMSWQTGRDKRHWEELLQEEEQRALLDNQPTIREFLVKHNLQEGEGEG